A single genomic interval of Tursiops truncatus isolate mTurTru1 chromosome 1, mTurTru1.mat.Y, whole genome shotgun sequence harbors:
- the LOC101322056 gene encoding myomegalin isoform X1: MKSASAATRSSRRGEGGSKSVLCEKMLQLKPVMHQPLEKKGPAERGVNEQKTQPEKAGFSSVSHSGKYSLIQDQARELTHLREKMRIGRAVSSLLIQHVKNTVKTFEELLSSNKIDCYMEQHFREQLAKGSQLAESLASKFNTDDCISKKNQREQVLWDLSILRELQKKGKMTEVLETKQDARPQTRPQTHSNSHAQSAAHRSPSSTSPLFDEQEVRPAVDVANESPATPADSGSLPSNHSEAMSAQPFYPLSGTTQLSGTPDPGLHGSSGPWDEMRPQKMNASGNLSSFSSLYQPNSKPSGADLLEKNLVEIQNLRQRLEESIFINDRLRERLEYVLSKAHQGKRTAQPAPDISLATPHSYTESHYSASGKDIL, translated from the exons ATGAAGTCGGCGTCCGCAGCGACCCGGTCCTCCCGGCGTGGTGAAG GAGGCAGTAAGAGTGTTCTTTGTGAGAAAATGCTCCAACTGAAGCCTGTGATGCATCAACCCTTAGAGAAGAAGGGACCTGCTGAGAGGGGAGTGAATGAGCAGAAGACTCAGCCTGAGAAAGCAGGATTCTCCTCTGTGTCCCACAGTGG GAAATATTCCTTGATCCAGGATCAGGCTCGAGAGTTGACCCACCTGCGGGAAAAGATGAGGATTGGGAGGGCTGTCTCTTCCCTTCTCATCCAGCATGTCAAGAACACAGTGAAGACCTTTGAAGAGCTCCTCAGCAGTAATAAGATTGACTGCTACATGGAGCAGCATTTCCGTGAGCAGCTGGCCAAGGGCAGCCAGCTGGCAGAGAGCCTTGCCAGCAAGTTCAACACAG ATGACTGTATAAGTAAGAAGAATCAAAGAGAACAGGTGCTGTGGGACCTCAG TATCTTAAGGGAGTTGCAGAAGAAGGGTAAAATGACAGAAGTCCTAGAGACCAAGCAGGATGCCCGGCCCCAGACTAGGCCCCAGACCCACTCCAACAGCCATGCCCAGTCCGCTGCCCATCGCTCCCCTAGCAGCACCTCTCCGCTGTTTGATGAACAGGAAGTGCGCCCTGCAGTGGATGTGGCCA ATGAGAGCCCAGCCACTCCTGCTGATTCAGGTTCATTGCCCAGCAACCATTCAGAAGCCATGTCTGCTCAGCCCTTCTATCCTTTGAGTGGCACCACACAACTGAGTGGGACACCAGACCCTGGGCTTCACGGCAGCAGTGGCCCATGGGATGAGATGAGGCCTCAGAAGATGAATGCATCTGGGAACCtatcctccttctcctctttatACCAGCCCAACTCCAAGCCCTCTG GGGCCGACCTGCTGGAAAAGAATCTTGTTGAGATCCAGAACCTGCGCCAGCGCCTGGAGGAATCCATATTCATCAATGACCGCCTGCGGGAGAGGCTGGAATATGTGCTCAGCAAAGCTCACcaaggaaaaa
- the LOC101322056 gene encoding myomegalin isoform X2 — MLQLKPVMHQPLEKKGPAERGVNEQKTQPEKAGFSSVSHSGKYSLIQDQARELTHLREKMRIGRAVSSLLIQHVKNTVKTFEELLSSNKIDCYMEQHFREQLAKGSQLAESLASKFNTDDCISKKNQREQVLWDLSILRELQKKGKMTEVLETKQDARPQTRPQTHSNSHAQSAAHRSPSSTSPLFDEQEVRPAVDVANESPATPADSGSLPSNHSEAMSAQPFYPLSGTTQLSGTPDPGLHGSSGPWDEMRPQKMNASGNLSSFSSLYQPNSKPSGADLLEKNLVEIQNLRQRLEESIFINDRLRERLEYVLSKAHQGKRTAQPAPDISLATPHSYTESHYSASGKDIL, encoded by the exons ATGCTCCAACTGAAGCCTGTGATGCATCAACCCTTAGAGAAGAAGGGACCTGCTGAGAGGGGAGTGAATGAGCAGAAGACTCAGCCTGAGAAAGCAGGATTCTCCTCTGTGTCCCACAGTGG GAAATATTCCTTGATCCAGGATCAGGCTCGAGAGTTGACCCACCTGCGGGAAAAGATGAGGATTGGGAGGGCTGTCTCTTCCCTTCTCATCCAGCATGTCAAGAACACAGTGAAGACCTTTGAAGAGCTCCTCAGCAGTAATAAGATTGACTGCTACATGGAGCAGCATTTCCGTGAGCAGCTGGCCAAGGGCAGCCAGCTGGCAGAGAGCCTTGCCAGCAAGTTCAACACAG ATGACTGTATAAGTAAGAAGAATCAAAGAGAACAGGTGCTGTGGGACCTCAG TATCTTAAGGGAGTTGCAGAAGAAGGGTAAAATGACAGAAGTCCTAGAGACCAAGCAGGATGCCCGGCCCCAGACTAGGCCCCAGACCCACTCCAACAGCCATGCCCAGTCCGCTGCCCATCGCTCCCCTAGCAGCACCTCTCCGCTGTTTGATGAACAGGAAGTGCGCCCTGCAGTGGATGTGGCCA ATGAGAGCCCAGCCACTCCTGCTGATTCAGGTTCATTGCCCAGCAACCATTCAGAAGCCATGTCTGCTCAGCCCTTCTATCCTTTGAGTGGCACCACACAACTGAGTGGGACACCAGACCCTGGGCTTCACGGCAGCAGTGGCCCATGGGATGAGATGAGGCCTCAGAAGATGAATGCATCTGGGAACCtatcctccttctcctctttatACCAGCCCAACTCCAAGCCCTCTG GGGCCGACCTGCTGGAAAAGAATCTTGTTGAGATCCAGAACCTGCGCCAGCGCCTGGAGGAATCCATATTCATCAATGACCGCCTGCGGGAGAGGCTGGAATATGTGCTCAGCAAAGCTCACcaaggaaaaa